The following proteins are encoded in a genomic region of Diabrotica virgifera virgifera chromosome 1, PGI_DIABVI_V3a:
- the LOC126891298 gene encoding uncharacterized protein LOC126891298, which translates to MDSSESEEDLILLVALADEEDQRFLATGESFSTIGYSYHVGFSTVSTIINEVCEAIRKRLQPIYLPEPTTEIWQKSAEDFLNMWQFPNCIASLDGKHVTIKCPGKTGSNHFCYLKKFSIVLMAIVDANYKFIFIDVGGYGKNSDGGIFENSNMGQRFEEGLMNVPEDKNLPGQVEPCPHVLIGDEAFALKSFLMRPFPYKQSRSDRRKENYNTRLCRARRVVENAFGINSKMASIF; encoded by the exons ATGGATTCTTCGGAATCGGAGGAAGATTTGATCTTGCTGGTAGCTTTAGCAGACGAGGAAGATCAAAG GTTTTTAGCAACAGGCGAGAGCTTCAGTACAATAGGGTACAGTTATCATGTTGGATTTTCAACAGTATCTACAATTATAAATGAAGTATGTGAAGCTATACGTAAAAGATTACAGCCTATTTATCTTCCCGAACCGACAACAGAAATATGGCAAAAATCAGCTGAAGATTTTCTAAACATGTGGCAATTTCCTAACTGCATCGCCAGTTTGGACGgaaaacatgtaactataaagtGCCCTGGAAAAACCGGGTCAAAccatttttgttatttgaaaaaatTCTCAATTGTACTAATGGCCATCGTTGATGctaattataaatttatattcatTGATGTAGGAGGCTACGGAAAAAATAGCGACGGAGGCATATTTGAAAATTCAAACATGGGCCAGAGGTTTGAAGAAGGTTTAATGAATGTTCCTGAAGATAAAAATCTTCCTGGGCAAGTGGAACCTTGTCCACATGTTTTGATTGGAGATGAGGCCTTTGCTTTGAAATCTTTTTTAATGAGACCTTTTCCCTACAAGCAATCTAGAAGTGACAGACGAAAAGAAAATTATAATACTCGTTTATGTCGAGCTAGACGTGTGGTGGAAAATGCATTTGGCATTAACTCAAAAATGGCGAGTATTTTTTAG